A region from the Streptomyces sp. 3214.6 genome encodes:
- a CDS encoding IS110 family transposase gives MTVPEIWAAVDIGKTHHHAMVINRDGERLRSRRVLNDESELLELIGDALAISTDVLWAVDLNHGAAALLIGLLLSHGQPMAGFAGLAPQPRDCGRVSGNLRRPRRYHRGLLRAMYLSAMASLPACPASKAYYRRKRNEGKGHKQALLALARRRLNVLWAMIRDGSCYHASPPVTAAA, from the coding sequence GTGACCGTGCCCGAGATCTGGGCCGCAGTGGACATCGGCAAGACGCACCACCATGCGATGGTGATCAACAGGGACGGCGAACGGCTGCGGTCCCGCCGCGTACTGAACGACGAGTCCGAGCTGCTGGAGCTGATCGGTGATGCCCTGGCGATATCCACCGACGTGCTGTGGGCGGTCGACCTCAACCACGGCGCCGCCGCCCTGCTGATCGGACTGCTGCTCTCGCACGGCCAGCCCATGGCCGGGTTCGCCGGCCTGGCTCCGCAGCCTCGTGACTGCGGCCGCGTCAGCGGCAACTTGCGCAGACCCCGCCGCTACCACCGCGGCCTGCTGCGGGCCATGTACCTCTCGGCGATGGCCAGTCTGCCGGCGTGCCCGGCTTCCAAGGCGTACTACCGGCGCAAGCGGAACGAGGGGAAGGGACACAAGCAGGCCCTGCTCGCTCTCGCACGCCGACGCCTCAACGTCCTGTGGGCCATGATCCGTGACGGATCGTGCTATCACGCTTCACCTCCCGTCACGGCTGCGGCTTGA